Proteins from a single region of Strix uralensis isolate ZFMK-TIS-50842 chromosome 31, bStrUra1, whole genome shotgun sequence:
- the LOC141936104 gene encoding olfactory receptor 14A16-like, translated as MSNSSSITEFLLLAFADTRELQLLHFWLFLGIYLAALLGNGLIITAIACDHHLHTPMYFFLLNLSLLDLGSISTTLPKAMANSLWDTRHIYYSGCAAQVFFFFFFATAELYLLTVMSYDRYVAICKPLHYGTLLGSRACVHMAAIAWGTGFLWAVLHTANTFSLPLCQGNTLDQFFCEIPQILKLSCFDLDYLRETRLLVFAVFFSFLCFVFIVVSYVQILRAVLRIPSEQGRHKAFSMCLPHLAVVSLFISTGMFAYLKPPSISSPSLNLVVSFLYSVVPPAVNPPIYSMRNQQLKYALGKLMSG; from the coding sequence atgtccaacagcagctccatcactgagttcctcctcctggcattcgcagacacacgggagctgcagctcttgcacttctggctcttcctgggcatctacctggctgccctcctgggcaacggcctcatcatcaccgccatcgcctgtgaccaccacctgcacacccccatgtacttcttcctcctcaacctctccctcctcgacctgggctccatctccaccactctccccaaagccatggccaattccctctgggacacaAGGCACATCTACTACTCAggctgtgctgcccaggtcttttttttctttttctttgctacagCAGAGCTTTATCTCCTCACTGTCATGTCttatgaccgctacgttgccatctgcaaacccctgcactatgggaccctcctgggcagcagagcttgtgtccacatggcagcaattgcctggggcactgggttcctcTGGGCTGTGCtacacacggccaacacattttcactaccactctgccaaggtaacaccctggaccagttcttctgtgaaatcccccagatacTCAAGCTCTCCTGCTTTGATTTAGACTACCTCAGGGAAACTCGCCTTCTtgtatttgctgtctttttttcttttctttgttttgttttcattgtggtgtcctatgtgcagatcttgagggccgtgctgaggatcccctctgagcagggacggcacaaagccttttccatgtgcctccctcacctggccgtggtctccctgtttatcagcactggcatgtttgcctacctgaagcccccctccatctcctccccatccctgaacctggtggtgtcatttctgtactcggtggtgcctccagcagtgaacccccccatctacagcatgaggaaccagcAGCTCAAATatgccttggggaaactgatgtctggatga